The following are encoded together in the Equus quagga isolate Etosha38 chromosome 1, UCLA_HA_Equagga_1.0, whole genome shotgun sequence genome:
- the LOC124227752 gene encoding LOW QUALITY PROTEIN: death domain-containing membrane protein NRADD-like (The sequence of the model RefSeq protein was modified relative to this genomic sequence to represent the inferred CDS: inserted 1 base in 1 codon): MQPLGALLAGRAMLHNSSHREGMVHVDKTWRGQDMDREGVWVEAGGALAPNTSSPFPPEPPGASGSIIPVYCALLATVVLALLACVAFKCWRSHKQRQQLAKARTAELGALDRDQIHGDSGVFLDSPSSLPCAPSQGPYPELGCRLYLHLPRQQQEEVERLLELSGEPXQGWQGLAGRLGYQAEVVETMAQGQAPAYTLLRDWAVQEGSGATLRVLEVALAAMGREDVVRALGPLAEGCSVV; encoded by the exons ATGCAGCCCCTGGGAGCACTGCTAGCTGGCAGAGCCATGCTTCACAACTCCAGCCACAGGGAAGGCATGGTCCATGTGG ATAAGACCTGGAGGGGGCAGGACATGGACAGGGAAGGGGTGTGGGTAGAGGCAGGGGGAGCCCTGGCCCCCAAtacctcctcccccttcccccctgaGCCTCCAGGAGCCTCGGGCAGCATCATCCCTGTCTACTGTGCTCTCCTGGCCACCGTAGTCCTTGCTCTGCTTGCCTGCGTGGCCTTCAAGTG CTGGCGCTCACATAAACAAAGACAGCAGCTGGCCAAAGCTCGGACTGCAGAGCTGGGGGCTCTCGACAGGGACCAGATACATGGGGATAGCGGTGTCTTCCTGGACTCTCCTAGCAGTCTGCCCTGTGCTCCCAGCCAGG GGCCATATCCTGAGCTTGGCTGCCGGCTTTACCTTCATCTCCCTCGGCAGCAGCAGGAAGAGGTGGAGCGGCTCCTGGAGCTGTCAGGCGAAC GACAAGGGTGGCAAGGGCTGGCAGGCCGCCTGGGCTACCAGGCTGAGGTTGTGgagaccatggcccagggccaggcaccagCCTACACCCTGCTGAGGGACTGGGCTGTCCAAGAAGGCAGTGGTGCCACCCTCAGGGTGCTAGAGGTGGCCCTAGCTGCCATGGGCCGTGAAGATGTGGTCCGGGCCCTGGGCCCCCTGGCTGAGGGCTGCTCTGTGGTATGA